The Holophagales bacterium nucleotide sequence CGCCGGTTGATTGAGGTGTCGGGTCTGGGCAGGCGACGCGGGCGGCTGGCGCAAGGCCGCGCTCGCGGTGCCAGCCGGGTCGGGACCAAGGGCCCGGCAGGTGGGCCTCATCGCTGCGTTGTATGCGGAGGCGAAGGATGGGCGGCTGATTGAGAAGAGCACGGCGGCCGGTGCGGACGAGCGAGGCCGAGCGACGGCGAAGGAGCGGGCGCACGACCGTGGCGGAAAGCGGCCCGTCTGAAGAAGTGAACGGCGCCGGACGCGATGGCTCGCGCGGCGGCGAGCGACCCTGACGTTCAGGCGATTTTCGCGGCGTTCGTCCGATCGAGCGAGAACTGGCCGACGCCGGGTGGAGGCCGAGTCGGGGTGGCCGGCATGAGCGAGGGCCGCTGCGAGGAGGCAGGGGAGCTGGCCGCGGAAGCCGGAACAAGAGTCGTGTCGCTGGCGAAGGGCGCCTAACGTCAGGGTTCAGCGGCGAGCGCAGCGAGTCCGCTGCAACCCGAGGTTAGACCACGGCGGGCGTGAGAGGAGACGGAAGCTCCGGCGCGGCTTTGCTGGCGGCACGTTTTGAATGCGGGTGCTGAGCCGCCCGAGTGAACCGCGATGTGACCGGGACCGACGACCCCTGAGAAGCACGGAGATGAACCCGGCTCGGGCGGCGGCGCCCGGTGAGGGAAGGAGCGATGTGCCAGAGACGGGAAGCGCCGGAGCCCAGGAAGCTGGGAGGGACTTTGCTGGGCGGGTCAGGAGCGTGTCGGCACGCCACGGTGGTGTTGAAGGCGCGGTCCTTCCGGCGACGACCGAAAGCCGCAAGGCCGGGAAGTGTCTCGGCACCGACGCCGCTGGCGAACACGTTGGCGTCTGTCGGATTCATGGATGAAAAGCCTTGGGTCTAACGTCTGGCATCAGCGGCGAGCGTAGCGAGTCCGCTGCATGCCGGGGTTAGGCCGCGGGCTGCCCTTGCGCGCCGATGCGAGATGCGATGAAAGTCTGTGCTTCTTCGGTGAGGTCGGCCAGTGGAAGGGTCATGAACTGGCCCTTTCCAATGATGAGGAGCCAGAAGTCGGAGAACCGCCAGAGGCCGGTGAATGTGGACCAAGGAGCAGAGAACGAGCCAGCCTGAGAGGACGCGATGAGCTCTGACTCGGTGAGCTGAAGGACGGCGTGCGGCTGCTGCATGCGTGCGAGCTTCGCCATGCCTTGGCGATAGTGGAGAACGTAGAGCCCGATGAGCAGAAGGATGAGGACGGCGACAGCGCCGGAGACCGCACCCGCCAGCCATGAGCCGGGCTCGGTGAGGACGAGGAACATGGCTGCGGCGACAAGGCCTGCAAGAGCCACAAGGGTGCCCGTTCCGAAGCCGCGACGCAGGTACGCGAAAACCGAACGCCGGACGAGGGCGGGAGAGTAGTGAAGGGTGACTGTCAGCATAGCGAGAGCTGCCTAACGTCTGGCATCAGCGGCGAGCGTAGCGAGTCCGCTGCATGCCGGGGTTAGGCAGGCGGAACGGTGGCGTGGGAGTGCCGGACCCTCTTGGCGAGGCTGTTGAAGGCCTTCGCGAGGAACCACCACTGCGCAGATGAAAGGCCGAGAAAGAGGGTGGCTGTGAGCCACGAACGCAGCCACGGGGGCAAGGACTGAAGAGGGATCCGCGCGGTGGAGGTGGCGAGGACTGTCAGGATCAGTGAGGGAGTGTCGTGGACGGTGAGTGTCTTGAGCCAGACGGGGAAGTAGAAGGGATGCCACAGGCGCTCAGCGACGAATGCGGTTCCGAGGGGCTGCTGTGAGATTGCGATCGAGATTCCCCGGCCGCCGGGAAGGCAGTGGGATTCCTCGGGGCGGATACGGTATTTGCGTGATTCGGAGCGGGGCACGGCGGGCTGAAGCGCGACGACCACCACGAGGACGATGGCGTGGACGATCACGAGGATACGAGGGAGGCGATCAGATGTCATAGACGGTGTGATGTGCGGCGCCTGCCTAACCGTGGCGTCAGCGGCGAGCGAAGCGAAGTCCGCTGCACGCAGGGTTAGGGTGCGCTTGCCGCTACCGCTGGGAAAGGGTCTTGGCGACGATGTGAGGAGCGGCAGCGGCGACCCGGAGAAGAGCTTGAGCGGGGCCCTCGGGGCGCCGGCGACCCTGCTCCCAGTTCTGGAGCGTGGAAACGCTGACCCCGATCATCAGGGCGAACTGCGACTGCGACTTGCCGAGGCGAGCGCGGATGGCCTTGACGTCCGTGGGGGTGAAGTAGAAGACGCGCGAGG carries:
- a CDS encoding helix-turn-helix domain-containing protein gives rise to the protein MKKALFEELLESVREAGRIRRGEAKPSRVFYFTPTDVKAIRARLGKSQSQFALMIGVSVSTLQNWEQGRRRPEGPAQALLRVAAAAPHIVAKTLSQR
- a CDS encoding YcxB family protein, which gives rise to MLTVTLHYSPALVRRSVFAYLRRGFGTGTLVALAGLVAAAMFLVLTEPGSWLAGAVSGAVAVLILLLIGLYVLHYRQGMAKLARMQQPHAVLQLTESELIASSQAGSFSAPWSTFTGLWRFSDFWLLIIGKGQFMTLPLADLTEEAQTFIASRIGAQGQPAA